The Prochlorococcus marinus str. MIT 1214 sequence ACTGATGTATTAATCGCGAATGATGTTAAAAATAAGCTATGTATTATCGCAGATGGAATAAACAGTGTTACAAATAAGAAAACAAGTGAGTCATTAGATTGTTAGAAAAAAGTATGCTTATGAAGAAAAATATTAATAACCCTAAATATATTTTTTGGATTTCAGTTTTATTTATATGGATTATATCCACCTTGATTGATCGGATTTGGTGGAATTTTTATAGCAATACCCCTTCATGGGATCAGGCTGATTACCTGAATAGTGCACTTGACCATGCTCGTGCACTTTCTTTTTTGGAGGGAGATGGAGGTTCAGACTTTCGTTCTCTGTTAGATAAATCTCCAAAGATTCCTCCCTTGGCCTCAATAATCAATGGAGCCTTAATTGCCTTTGCTGGTGATGCCCCTCATGAAGCAGCCTGGTCCTTAAGTTTTTGGAATGGATTTTTCATCTTTAACATTGCTTCTTGGGGACTTTATTTGAAAGGAAAAAAGTTTGCACTTTTTTGTGTTCTTATTAGTGCGTTTTCTCCTTTCTTATTTCATTTAAGAACTGATTATGTGTTGGAATTGCCTTTGATTTCGGCTATTACATTTTATTTGTTTCATCTAGGAAGGTGGAGTGATAAATCAATTGGAGGTAAATGGATTCAATTGATAATCGCTATTTTTGCATGTGCTTCTTCTTTATTGATTAAGCAGAGCTCTTTATTAATTATAATACCTTCTTTGCTATTTATCTTTATTATTTCTTTTAAAAGAGATAATAATTTTAGATTACAATTCTTATGCTTATTCCTCATCAGTCTTTCCGCGATTTTACCTTGGTTTTATCACAATTGGATAATGATATTAAGTGGAACGTACAGAGCTGTTTTTGAATCGGCGGTTATAGAAGGCGATCCATCTATTTTAGATTTAAAAAGTATTTTTTGGTACTTTCCTTATTTAGATAATCAGTTTGGGAGTATCATTTTCTTTTCTGGATTTTCAGGAATACTATTTTTCTTTTTATCCTATTTAAGATCTTTTGGAACCTCGGCAAATTTATCGAGTATTTTTAATAAAAATAATTATAAATGGAGATGGGTTTATATTAATTTAATAACATGCTGGACTTTTACAACTTTCATTCCTAATAAAGATGAAAGATATATTGCATGTACGATCCCGTTAATTATTTTACTGTTAGCCCTTGGATTTTCTAAATGGACTGATTGGCTTAATACTTATTTAAAATTAAAATATTATGGATTATTCTTGATTCCTCCTATAAGCTTTTTATTTTCCAATTCTATTGAAAAATTTAACACTTTAAAAAATATTTCAAGCAGATATTATCCTGTTAAAGACATTATATCTATCGTTAAATCAGATCAGACTTTCGATCAAAAAGAAACAGTTATTGTTGTTCCCAGCACTCCTGATATGAATCAGCATAATGTAAATTATTTTGGGAGAATGCAAGGTGGAAATATTTTGGGTAGACAACTTGGGCAATCTCTTATTCACATAGAGCCTGTTCTTAAAAATTCTAATTGGATTATTTTGGCTGAGGGCGATCAAGGCTCAGTTTCAAGTAATGCAATTGCTCTAGATAAAGCGATCAGAGATAGTTCTCTTTTCATAAAAGTTCGAGAATTTCCTAGAGAAAAAAATGGGAGCTATTCTTTATGGAAAAGAGGTTCAAGTTCACTTAAGCAAAATGAATTTCATAATAGATTTATTGAACTAGCAAATGGAATGGAACAAGGTCCATTAGGCATTAAATTGATTTTTGATGAAATTGAAATAGAACATATGCTTGATGGACATCTTAAATATCAAACTATAGTTAGAGATAAGGCGCTATCTAAAATTAGTTCAGACCCCGAAGATGTTGAATCTTTATGGTCCCTATCACTTTTGAATATATTATCGAATAGACCTTTAGAAGCAGATATTTATCTAAGAAATTTAGAAACTTTGTTGCCCAATAATCCCTGGCCAAGCGCTTACAGAACTATAGTTAACTTGGCCTCATGGAATCCTTGGAAGGCCTCTTTAATAGCAGATAGAGCTCATAATATAAACCCAAATTACTTTCTAAAAAGCTTGGGTGATACTAGTGCAATTTTTCGAGGAGCTTTGTGGCGCTTGAAGTCTGCTTCAAAAAGTGTTCCGAATGCAATAAAAATAATTGATGAAGCTTTAAAACCATTAGAAGAGTAAAAGTTTAAGACAAAATTTCAATCTCGAGCCGCAAGATTTAAAGTTGGTCTCTTTCAAATGTTTTTGTTATTTCTTTTAGAAATTCCACTATTTGGATATTTGTATACCCAAGTTCAGTTCTAAGCCCTTTACATGAAGAGGTGATCTCTTTCCAGATATCAGCTCTGACAATTGCTTCTCTGTCTTTTAAGTAACGCTCTTCTTTCATTTTGATTGAATTATGTAAGGTATGGGTTCATGAGCTTTTTAAGAAAATCAACCTAGTAAATCTTAAAGATTCACTAGGTTGATTAGATTTATATCAGATCTTTATCTTAAAAATCTTAAAAAACCTATTGTTTTGATACCTTAACGAAAAAATAAAAGAATCATGAGATTTATGGCTTTCTTGTAGGTATGAAATATTTGATTTCCTTATCTTAATAGGCTCAAAAATAAATCATTTTAAAGATACTTTGATTGATTTATCTATTGTTTGAGCTTATTTATTATATGGCAGAGGCAAGAGTATAATTAAATACCTCCAAACTCCCCTATAAAGAACGGAGAGTGGGGGATTCGAACCCCCGATGGAGTTGCCCCCATGCTAGTTTTCAAGACTAGAGCCATAAACCACTCGACCAACTCTCCACTTAAAATTTTACCTTATTAGCTTCTGAAATCTAAAAAATATTGATCAAACAACAATTTCATCCCTAGTTGCTATTAAACCAGTTTTAAAGAGAATCCTTTTAGGCCTTTAAAAATTTCAGAACCTATAGATTCTCTGCATGTATAAATGTCAATGAGATTATTTGTGCAATAATTTCAGACATTGGTAAATCACATTCATGGCAAGCAACAAGAGCCCACAATCTCGTTTCCTTGGAGACCTTCCTATGGAGGGGGGTATTAGTCAAAAAGAGAAATATCGTTATGTAGCTCATTTGATGTTTTTTATTGGATGTGCGTTATTTTCCTTTGGGATTTGGGCGCTCTCTGGCTTTACTGCTTCAAGCGGAGCGTCAGGACCGTTTCCTTTCTAAAGTGAAAGGAATACATAATTGATTTTGAATTAGTAGAGCTAAATAAGAAATTATTGAATCGTCAATTTATTTATAGTATTTTCTCTATCTTCAATGAGTATTAGGAGCCACTTTGTTCCTAATGCTCTTGAAATACTTCTGTTTTTTAGTAATTCACAAATTCTTTTATAAAGTTTTTCTGATTCAATATTGGAATTGAACCATTTTTCGAATTTCAGAATTTCATCTGGGTTTTTACAAGCTCTTAGTTGATCGATAAGTGCATCATTAGTACTTGTGCCACTTATCTTTAATGGTTTATTTGTTGTAGTCATTTAAATTTTAAGTACACAAGACCTATTTAATAGTTAGCCAAATTTTCTAAATTGGACAATTATCTTTAAAACTTCTTTGAAAAAGAAAACTTATTTACTAAGTCATTGTCATTAAGTTCTTTAGATTTTTCTGAAAAAACATTTACTTAAGTTTGAACGAATGCTCTTAAGATGGTTTGGCAAGAGGGAGTAAGCATTTATCAGAATCGCAACCTGCTGGTCCTGCTTCAGTAAGCTCCCCTTGATCATATCGACTAAGAGCATCAAAGAAATCACATTTTCCCCTTCTTTTTATGACTTCTGATTGCAATT is a genomic window containing:
- a CDS encoding RNA recognition motif-containing protein: MTTTNKPLKISGTSTNDALIDQLRACKNPDEILKFEKWFNSNIESEKLYKRICELLKNRSISRALGTKWLLILIEDRENTINKLTIQ